A single genomic interval of Streptomyces sp. BA2 harbors:
- a CDS encoding LacI family DNA-binding transcriptional regulator has product MAETASRPERPEPRYGNRPTMKDVAARAGVGLKTVSRVVNGEPGVTPDTERRVQEAIDALGFRRNDSARVLRKGRTASIGLVLEDLADPFYGPLSRAVEEVARAHGALLINGSSAEDPDREQELVLALCARRVDGLVIIPAGDDHRYLEPEIAAGVATVFVDRPAGKIDADVVLSDSFGGARDGVAHLIAHGHRRIGFIGDQPRIHTAIERLRGYRAAMEDAGIPVEDEWMSLGPTAPDRVEQATRTMLGGSEPVTAIFAGNNRVTVTVVRVLAGLPRPVALVGFDDIELADLLQPGVTVVAQDAAQLGRTAAERLFRQLDGASDAPERIELPTRLIKRGSGELPPAG; this is encoded by the coding sequence GTGGCCGAGACCGCCAGCCGACCCGAGCGACCCGAACCCCGCTACGGCAACCGTCCGACCATGAAGGACGTCGCCGCCCGCGCCGGAGTCGGCCTCAAGACGGTCTCCCGTGTCGTCAACGGCGAGCCGGGCGTCACTCCGGACACCGAGCGCCGCGTGCAGGAGGCCATCGACGCCCTCGGCTTCCGGCGCAACGACAGCGCGCGCGTCCTGCGCAAGGGCCGCACGGCCAGCATCGGCCTCGTCCTGGAAGACCTCGCCGACCCTTTCTACGGCCCGCTCAGCCGGGCAGTGGAGGAAGTGGCCCGCGCCCACGGCGCGCTCCTCATCAACGGGTCGAGCGCCGAGGACCCGGACCGCGAGCAGGAGTTGGTGCTCGCGCTGTGCGCCCGCCGGGTCGACGGGCTCGTGATCATCCCGGCCGGTGACGATCACCGCTATCTGGAGCCGGAGATCGCCGCCGGTGTCGCTACCGTCTTCGTCGACCGTCCCGCCGGGAAGATCGACGCCGATGTCGTGCTCTCCGACAGCTTCGGCGGCGCGCGCGACGGCGTCGCCCATCTCATCGCCCACGGCCACCGCCGCATCGGCTTCATCGGTGACCAGCCGCGCATCCACACCGCCATAGAGCGCCTGCGCGGCTACCGCGCGGCCATGGAGGACGCGGGCATCCCCGTCGAGGACGAGTGGATGTCCCTCGGCCCCACCGCCCCGGACCGCGTCGAGCAGGCCACCAGGACGATGCTGGGCGGCTCCGAACCCGTCACGGCGATCTTCGCGGGCAACAACCGTGTGACCGTGACCGTCGTCCGCGTCCTCGCCGGGCTCCCCCGCCCCGTTGCTCTCGTCGGCTTCGACGACATCGAGCTCGCCGACCTGCTGCAGCCGGGCGTGACCGTCGTCGCCCAGGACGCCGCGCAGCTGGGCAGGACCGCCGCCGAGCGCCTGTTCCGGCAGCTGGACGGCGCGTCCGACGCCCCGGAGCGCATCGAGCTCCCGACGCGGCTCATCAAGCGCGGGTCGGGCGAACTGCCGCCCGCGGGCTGA
- a CDS encoding protein kinase domain-containing protein gives MTSGDQEQTGGAGRLLAGRYRVTAQLGRGGMGVVWRAVDEVLGREVAVKELRTYTDAAGPELADLRVRMQREARAAARVRHPGVVAVHDVAEVDGRPLIVMELVEGPSLDDVLRDRGTLDPHEAAAIGAKVMDALAAAHRAGVLHRDVKPGNILLETGGRVVLTDFGIATMDDPGDGSATHLTRSGELVGSLDYLAPERAQGQDPGPASDVWALGATLYAAVEGASPFRRTSTWSTLTAIVTDPLPEPQRAGPLIPVLRQLMHKDPQARPAAEQAALILADAAGGAVTAALREPAPRQREATERSIPSAPPPGFGPPLSSGVVPPGPPLSSGVVPPGAVAPATPPERRPRRGRALLAAVAVVVVLAATGVTVALLNGQGDSGDQAQRPASSGGAAEPEADNSRGALEGTDGPEPSKQGEEKSRKPDAKESSSGKEDDPKSTDRPATRPKPSAEPTSKPTGDGGTSGGGDDPAPEAACHAAGGGKYNCSVWRTAKSYTAAGAEAGVLNAGTNYFYCQQNLGRRETHGEWTNVWWAKTDDDSGNRDVFVSDVYIKGGDNDQPLPGLPVC, from the coding sequence GTGACTTCGGGGGATCAGGAACAGACGGGCGGTGCCGGCCGCCTTCTTGCCGGGCGCTATCGCGTGACCGCGCAGCTCGGGCGCGGCGGCATGGGCGTCGTCTGGCGCGCCGTCGACGAGGTGCTCGGCCGCGAGGTCGCCGTCAAGGAACTGCGGACGTACACGGACGCGGCCGGGCCCGAACTGGCCGACCTGCGCGTACGGATGCAGCGCGAGGCACGCGCCGCCGCCCGCGTGCGCCATCCCGGAGTCGTCGCCGTGCACGACGTGGCGGAGGTCGACGGGCGTCCCCTGATCGTCATGGAGCTGGTCGAAGGACCCTCCCTGGACGACGTACTGCGTGATCGCGGCACCCTCGACCCCCACGAAGCGGCGGCCATCGGCGCCAAGGTCATGGACGCGCTCGCCGCCGCCCACCGCGCCGGAGTCCTGCACCGCGACGTCAAGCCAGGCAACATCCTCCTGGAGACCGGTGGCCGCGTCGTCCTGACCGACTTCGGCATCGCCACGATGGACGACCCGGGGGACGGCTCGGCCACGCACCTCACGCGCAGCGGCGAACTCGTCGGTTCCCTGGACTACTTGGCGCCCGAGCGCGCCCAGGGCCAGGACCCGGGCCCCGCGTCCGACGTGTGGGCCCTGGGCGCCACGCTGTACGCGGCGGTCGAGGGCGCGTCCCCGTTCCGCCGTACGTCGACGTGGTCCACGCTCACCGCGATCGTCACCGACCCGCTGCCCGAACCGCAGCGAGCAGGCCCGCTGATCCCCGTGCTGCGACAGCTGATGCACAAGGACCCGCAGGCACGCCCGGCCGCGGAGCAGGCCGCGCTGATCCTCGCCGACGCGGCCGGCGGCGCCGTCACGGCCGCCCTGCGCGAGCCGGCGCCGCGGCAGAGGGAGGCCACCGAGCGGAGCATCCCGAGCGCGCCACCGCCGGGCTTCGGGCCGCCGCTCTCCAGTGGTGTGGTGCCACCCGGGCCGCCGCTCTCCAGTGGCGTGGTGCCACCCGGGGCGGTGGCGCCCGCCACGCCCCCCGAGCGGCGGCCCCGCCGCGGGCGTGCGCTGCTCGCAGCTGTGGCCGTGGTGGTCGTCCTGGCGGCGACGGGCGTCACCGTCGCCCTCCTCAACGGCCAAGGGGACAGCGGAGACCAGGCCCAGCGACCCGCCTCCTCCGGGGGCGCTGCCGAGCCGGAAGCCGACAACAGCCGCGGCGCCCTGGAGGGCACGGACGGCCCCGAGCCCTCGAAGCAGGGCGAGGAGAAGTCCCGTAAGCCTGACGCGAAGGAGTCTTCCTCCGGCAAGGAAGACGACCCCAAGTCCACGGACAGACCGGCGACCCGCCCCAAGCCCTCCGCCGAGCCCACCTCCAAGCCCACCGGGGACGGTGGTACATCGGGCGGCGGCGACGATCCGGCCCCCGAAGCCGCCTGCCACGCCGCGGGCGGCGGCAAGTACAACTGCTCGGTCTGGCGCACGGCGAAGTCGTACACCGCGGCGGGCGCCGAGGCGGGCGTACTGAACGCGGGCACGAACTACTTCTACTGCCAGCAGAACCTCGGCCGCCGCGAGACGCACGGCGAGTGGACGAACGTCTGGTGGGCCAAGACGGACGACGACAGCGGCAACAGAGACGTCTTCGTCAGCGACGTCTACATCAAGGGCGGCGACAACGACCAGCCGCTGCCCGGCCTCCCCGTCTGCTGA
- a CDS encoding DUF6986 family protein, which produces MGQQEKVATSLAGAVSEGISASLAPVDAELERRYPGDPGTRQPVHTVYVPGELFGADTIRTWGDQALKALDEHAPDAASFASVLGLADDLAAPVYDRVRAKLEREPIEDLRIDFEDGYKGADEDQDAARAARLVAEAYKNGTAAPYMGIRMKCMEEAVRDRAIRTLDIFLSGLMEAGGLPDGLVLTLPKVTYPEQVTAMVRLLEEFEKVRGLEAGRIGFEIQIETSQSILATDGTATVARMIGAAEGRATGLHYGTFDYSACLGVSAAYQTSDHPAADHAKAIMQVAAAGTGVRVSDGSTNVLPVGTTEKVHDAWRLHYGLTRRALARAYYQGWDMHPGHIPTRYAAVFAFYREGFEQAAARLSAYAAHREGGDVADEPASAKALAGYLLRGLDCGALDVGEVTRLTGLTLARLQSFSGPRRGDLTPHGK; this is translated from the coding sequence ATGGGTCAGCAAGAGAAGGTGGCAACGAGCCTCGCCGGCGCGGTCAGCGAGGGCATCAGCGCTTCCCTCGCCCCGGTGGACGCGGAGCTCGAGCGCCGCTACCCCGGAGACCCGGGCACCCGCCAGCCGGTCCACACCGTGTACGTCCCCGGTGAGCTCTTCGGCGCCGACACCATCCGCACGTGGGGCGACCAGGCCCTGAAGGCCCTCGACGAGCACGCACCGGACGCCGCCTCCTTCGCGTCCGTCCTCGGCCTCGCCGACGACCTGGCCGCGCCCGTCTACGACCGCGTGCGCGCCAAGCTGGAGCGCGAGCCGATCGAGGACCTGCGCATCGACTTCGAGGACGGCTACAAGGGCGCGGACGAGGACCAGGACGCCGCCCGCGCGGCCCGCCTGGTAGCCGAGGCCTACAAGAACGGCACCGCCGCCCCGTACATGGGCATCCGCATGAAGTGCATGGAGGAGGCGGTGCGCGACCGCGCCATCCGCACCCTCGACATCTTCCTGTCCGGCCTCATGGAGGCGGGCGGGCTGCCGGACGGCCTCGTCCTCACGCTGCCCAAGGTCACCTACCCCGAGCAGGTCACCGCGATGGTGCGCCTCCTGGAGGAGTTCGAGAAGGTACGCGGCCTGGAGGCAGGGCGGATCGGCTTCGAGATCCAGATCGAGACCAGCCAGTCCATCCTCGCCACCGACGGCACCGCCACCGTGGCCCGCATGATCGGCGCCGCCGAGGGCCGCGCCACCGGCCTGCACTACGGCACCTTCGACTACAGCGCCTGCCTCGGTGTCAGCGCCGCCTACCAGACCAGCGACCACCCGGCCGCCGACCACGCCAAGGCGATCATGCAGGTCGCCGCGGCAGGCACCGGCGTACGCGTCTCGGACGGCTCCACCAACGTCCTGCCCGTCGGCACCACCGAGAAGGTCCACGACGCCTGGCGGCTGCACTACGGCCTCACGCGCCGCGCCCTGGCCCGCGCCTACTACCAGGGCTGGGACATGCACCCCGGCCACATCCCCACGCGCTACGCCGCCGTGTTCGCGTTCTACCGCGAGGGCTTCGAGCAGGCCGCCGCGCGCCTGTCCGCGTACGCCGCCCACCGCGAGGGCGGCGACGTGGCGGACGAGCCCGCGTCGGCCAAGGCGCTCGCCGGGTACCTGCTGCGCGGCCTGGACTGCGGCGCCCTCGACGTCGGCGAGGTCACCCGGCTCACCGGTCTGACGCTGGCCCGCCTGCAGAGCTTCTCGGGCCCGCGCCGCGGGGACCTCACGCCGCACGGCAAGTAA
- a CDS encoding endonuclease/exonuclease/phosphatase family protein: protein MPNDTRVTRRFGLQTALAAVALPLFTTALAASPAHAVERAGRRLEVMSFNLRYASTTPPNTWADRRPVTRELLRRARPHVIGTQEGLYQQVRDIAEDLGPHYDWIGTGRAGGSRDEFMAVFYDTRRLAPIEYDHYWLSDTPDVIGSNTWGGGSIRMVTWVRFHDLRTDTELYVLNTHLDNASQYARTRAASLISERIAALDPSLPLLVTGDFNVAAHKNPVYDTMLGAGLVDTWDAADERSKAYATFHGYKPLVPDGDRIDWILATPEVRVHSAVINTFSQGGQFPSDHLPVQASLTL, encoded by the coding sequence GTGCCGAATGACACCCGAGTAACGCGCCGCTTCGGCCTGCAGACCGCGCTCGCCGCGGTGGCCCTGCCCCTCTTCACCACCGCGCTGGCCGCCTCGCCCGCCCACGCGGTGGAGCGCGCGGGGCGCCGCCTGGAGGTCATGTCGTTCAACCTCCGCTACGCGAGCACCACGCCGCCCAACACCTGGGCCGACCGCCGCCCGGTGACCCGGGAGCTCCTTCGCCGCGCGCGCCCTCATGTCATCGGCACCCAGGAAGGCCTCTACCAGCAGGTAAGGGACATCGCCGAGGACCTGGGCCCGCACTACGACTGGATCGGCACCGGCCGGGCGGGCGGCAGCCGGGACGAGTTCATGGCCGTCTTCTACGACACCCGCAGGCTCGCGCCGATCGAGTACGACCACTACTGGCTCTCCGACACCCCGGACGTCATCGGTTCGAACACCTGGGGCGGCGGTTCCATCCGCATGGTCACCTGGGTCCGCTTCCACGACCTGCGCACGGACACCGAGCTGTACGTCCTCAACACCCACCTCGACAACGCGAGTCAGTACGCACGCACGCGTGCCGCGAGTTTGATTTCCGAACGGATCGCCGCCCTCGACCCGTCCCTGCCGCTTCTGGTCACGGGTGACTTCAACGTCGCGGCGCACAAGAACCCGGTCTACGACACGATGCTGGGCGCCGGTCTGGTCGACACGTGGGACGCGGCGGACGAGCGCAGCAAGGCGTACGCCACCTTCCACGGCTACAAGCCACTGGTGCCGGACGGCGACCGGATCGACTGGATCCTGGCGACGCCCGAGGTGCGTGTCCACTCGGCGGTGATCAACACCTTCTCGCAGGGCGGACAGTTCCCGAGCGACCATCTGCCGGTGCAGGCCTCGCTGACCCTGTGA
- a CDS encoding electron transfer flavoprotein subunit alpha/FixB family protein, which produces MAEVLVYVDHVDGAVRKPTLELLTLARRIGEPVAVALGNGAADTAAALAEHGAVKVLTADAPEFAEYLVVPKVDALQAAYDAVSPAAVLVPSSAEGKEIAARLAVRIKSGIITDAVDLEASDEGPVATQSAFAASYSTKSRVSTGTPVITVKPNSAAVEAAPAAGAVEALAVSFSEQATGTKVTGRTPRESTGRPELTEAAIVVSGGRGVNGADNFHLIESLADSLGAAVGASRAAVDAGWYPHSNQVGQTGKSVSPQLYIASGISGAIQHRAGMQTSKTIVAINKDAEAPIFDLVDYGVVGDLFDVVPQLTDEVNTRKG; this is translated from the coding sequence ATGGCTGAAGTTCTGGTCTACGTCGACCACGTGGACGGCGCCGTCCGCAAGCCCACCCTTGAGCTGCTCACGCTGGCCCGCCGCATCGGCGAGCCCGTCGCCGTCGCCCTCGGCAACGGCGCCGCCGACACCGCCGCCGCGCTCGCCGAGCACGGTGCGGTCAAGGTCCTGACCGCCGATGCCCCGGAGTTCGCCGAGTACCTGGTGGTGCCGAAGGTGGACGCGCTGCAGGCCGCCTACGACGCGGTGTCCCCGGCCGCGGTGCTGGTGCCGTCGTCCGCCGAGGGCAAGGAGATCGCCGCCCGTCTGGCGGTGCGCATCAAGTCCGGCATCATCACCGACGCCGTCGACCTGGAGGCCTCCGACGAGGGCCCGGTCGCCACGCAGTCCGCGTTCGCCGCGTCCTACTCGACCAAGTCGCGTGTCTCCACGGGCACTCCGGTCATCACGGTCAAGCCGAACTCGGCCGCCGTGGAGGCCGCCCCGGCAGCGGGCGCCGTCGAGGCCCTCGCCGTCTCCTTCTCGGAGCAGGCCACCGGCACCAAGGTGACCGGGCGCACGCCGCGTGAGTCGACCGGGCGTCCGGAGCTGACCGAGGCCGCGATCGTGGTCTCCGGTGGGCGCGGGGTGAACGGCGCGGACAACTTCCACCTCATCGAGTCCCTGGCCGACAGCCTGGGCGCGGCCGTGGGCGCCTCGCGCGCCGCGGTGGACGCGGGCTGGTACCCGCACTCCAACCAGGTCGGCCAGACCGGCAAGAGCGTCTCGCCGCAGCTGTACATCGCCTCGGGCATCTCGGGCGCGATCCAGCACCGGGCGGGCATGCAGACCTCCAAGACGATCGTGGCGATCAACAAGGACGCCGAGGCCCCGATCTTCGACCTGGTCGACTACGGCGTGGTCGGCGACCTCTTCGACGTTGTCCCCCAGCTCACCGACGAGGTCAACACCCGCAAGGGCTGA
- a CDS encoding electron transfer flavoprotein subunit beta/FixA family protein gives MSLRIVVTVKYVPDATGDRHFADDLTVDRDDVDGLLSELDEYAVEQALQIADEADDAEITVLTVGPEDAKDALRKALSMGADKAIHVEDDDLHGTDIIGTSLVLAKAIEKAGYDLVISGMASTDGTAGVVPALLAERLGVPQVTLLSEVSVEDGVVKGRRDGDAASEQLEASLPAVVSVTDQSGEARYPSFKGIMAAKKKPVESWDLSDLGLEAEEVGLEGAWTKVESATERPARTAGTIVKDEGEGGKQLAEFLAGQKFI, from the coding sequence GTGAGCTTGAGGATCGTTGTCACCGTGAAGTACGTGCCTGACGCCACCGGCGACCGGCACTTCGCCGATGACCTGACCGTCGACCGTGACGACGTGGACGGCCTGCTGTCGGAGCTCGACGAGTACGCGGTCGAGCAGGCCCTGCAGATTGCCGACGAGGCGGACGACGCGGAGATCACCGTGCTGACGGTGGGTCCTGAGGACGCCAAGGACGCGCTGCGCAAGGCGCTGTCCATGGGCGCCGACAAGGCGATCCACGTCGAGGACGACGACCTGCACGGCACCGACATCATCGGCACCTCGCTCGTCCTGGCCAAGGCGATCGAGAAGGCCGGTTACGACCTGGTGATCTCCGGTATGGCGTCCACCGACGGCACCGCCGGTGTGGTCCCCGCGCTCCTCGCCGAGCGCCTCGGCGTCCCGCAGGTCACGCTGCTCTCCGAGGTCTCCGTCGAGGACGGTGTCGTCAAGGGCCGTCGCGACGGCGACGCCGCCTCCGAGCAGCTGGAGGCCTCGCTGCCCGCCGTCGTGTCGGTCACCGACCAGTCGGGCGAGGCGCGTTACCCGTCCTTCAAGGGCATCATGGCCGCCAAGAAGAAGCCGGTGGAGTCCTGGGACCTCTCCGACCTCGGCCTGGAAGCCGAGGAAGTGGGCCTGGAGGGTGCCTGGACGAAGGTCGAATCGGCCACCGAGCGTCCCGCGCGCACCGCGGGCACGATCGTCAAGGACGAGGGCGAGGGCGGCAAGCAGCTCGCCGAGTTCCTCGCGGGCCAGAAGTTCATCTGA
- a CDS encoding flavin reductase family protein — protein MTATPDLRTPQLASPDLLRSVFRQHAAGVAVITAQGRSGPVGFTATSLVSVSAEPPMLSFGIGTGASSWPAVSEAEHVGVHILGEHQLDLATTFARSGADRFGGGTRWYEGPEGVPVLDGTLAWLVCRVAARVPAGDHRIVLAEAVVGDPAGAGRPLLYHQGRFNALRD, from the coding sequence ATGACGGCCACGCCCGATCTCCGCACTCCCCAGCTCGCCTCCCCCGACCTCCTGCGCTCCGTCTTCCGGCAGCACGCGGCGGGGGTCGCTGTGATCACCGCTCAGGGCCGCTCCGGGCCCGTCGGCTTCACCGCCACCTCGCTGGTCTCGGTCTCCGCCGAGCCCCCGATGCTCTCGTTCGGCATCGGTACGGGGGCTTCCAGCTGGCCCGCGGTCTCCGAGGCCGAACACGTCGGCGTCCACATACTCGGCGAGCACCAGCTCGACCTCGCCACGACGTTCGCGCGCAGCGGCGCCGACCGCTTCGGCGGGGGCACGCGCTGGTACGAGGGGCCCGAGGGGGTCCCGGTGCTGGATGGCACGCTGGCCTGGCTGGTCTGCAGGGTCGCGGCGCGCGTGCCCGCCGGTGACCACCGGATCGTTCTCGCGGAGGCGGTGGTGGGCGACCCCGCGGGCGCCGGCCGGCCGCTGCTCTACCACCAAGGGCGCTTCAACGCGCTGCGCGACTGA
- a CDS encoding thioredoxin family protein, protein MRIRETGDRLDTPAPDTWAGYGLGERATLVQFSSAFCQPCRATRRVLSEVAEMVPGVSHVEIDAEAELDLVRDLRVLKTPTVLVLDADGRVVLRAAGQPRKVDVIAALGKAV, encoded by the coding sequence GTGCGGATACGCGAGACGGGAGACCGGCTCGATACACCGGCGCCGGACACATGGGCGGGGTACGGACTGGGGGAGCGCGCCACGCTCGTGCAGTTCTCCAGCGCCTTCTGCCAGCCCTGCCGTGCGACGCGTCGCGTCCTGTCCGAGGTGGCTGAAATGGTCCCCGGCGTCTCCCACGTGGAGATCGACGCCGAGGCGGAACTCGATCTCGTACGGGACCTGCGCGTCCTCAAGACGCCGACCGTGCTGGTCCTCGACGCGGACGGACGGGTCGTGCTGCGCGCGGCCGGGCAGCCACGCAAGGTCGATGTGATCGCCGCCCTCGGCAAGGCCGTGTGA
- a CDS encoding lysophospholipid acyltransferase family protein has translation MAELVYRPVIGAAKTLFKAWDLKIDCKGSENIPRTGGAVLVSNHISYLDFIFDGLAALPQKRLVRFMAKESVFRHKISGPLMRGMKHIPVDRKQGEAAYQHALDSLRSGEIIGVFPEATISPSFTLKSFKSGAARMAQEAGVPLIPMALWGTQRLWTKGQPRNFKRSHIPITIRVGEPLEAPKDQFAGAITRRLRERCQELLEAAQRAYPVRPKGPDDTWWMPAHLGGTAPTPAEVKAAEAS, from the coding sequence ATGGCAGAGCTTGTCTACCGTCCGGTCATCGGTGCCGCGAAAACCCTGTTCAAGGCATGGGACCTGAAGATCGACTGCAAGGGCTCGGAGAACATCCCTCGCACCGGCGGCGCGGTGCTGGTCAGCAACCACATCAGCTATCTCGACTTCATCTTCGACGGCCTCGCGGCCCTGCCGCAGAAGCGTCTGGTGCGCTTCATGGCCAAGGAGTCGGTGTTCCGGCACAAGATCTCCGGCCCCCTGATGCGCGGGATGAAGCACATTCCCGTCGACCGCAAGCAGGGCGAGGCGGCCTACCAGCACGCGCTCGACTCGCTGCGCTCCGGGGAGATCATCGGCGTCTTCCCCGAGGCGACGATCTCTCCGTCGTTCACGCTGAAGTCCTTCAAGTCGGGGGCCGCGCGCATGGCGCAGGAGGCCGGGGTCCCGCTGATCCCGATGGCCCTGTGGGGCACGCAGCGGCTGTGGACCAAGGGGCAGCCGCGCAACTTCAAGCGCAGCCACATCCCGATCACGATCCGGGTCGGTGAGCCGCTCGAGGCTCCCAAGGACCAGTTCGCGGGCGCGATCACCAGGCGCCTTCGTGAGCGCTGCCAGGAGCTCCTCGAAGCCGCGCAGCGCGCCTATCCCGTACGCCCCAAGGGCCCGGACGACACCTGGTGGATGCCGGCGCACCTCGGCGGCACCGCGCCGACTCCGGCCGAGGTGAAGGCCGCCGAGGCGAGCTGA
- a CDS encoding B3/B4 domain-containing protein encodes MTFQITVTDEVRALAPGFTHVAIEAHGLVNGPSTDETSALLDEAARRLAERLDGRAPHEDPHMVAWRAAYTAFGAKPSRTRNSAEALAKRALADGGLPRINTLVDVYNAISVAHLIPVGGEDLDHIKGGMRLVRADGTEDFVTMAAGERAVEHPDAGEVVWCDDEGVTCRRWNWRQGPRTRLTEESVNAIFLLEGMGPDSGVEEAGAELAELLAKFSPGARITVRAPERASERPE; translated from the coding sequence ATGACCTTCCAGATCACCGTGACCGACGAAGTGCGCGCCCTCGCGCCCGGCTTCACCCACGTGGCCATCGAGGCCCACGGGCTCGTCAACGGCCCGAGCACCGACGAGACCTCGGCCCTCCTCGACGAGGCCGCGCGCCGCCTCGCGGAGCGGCTCGACGGCCGCGCCCCGCATGAGGACCCGCACATGGTGGCCTGGCGCGCGGCGTACACCGCCTTCGGCGCGAAGCCGTCCCGCACGCGCAACTCCGCAGAGGCGCTGGCCAAGCGCGCCCTCGCCGACGGCGGCCTGCCGCGGATCAACACCCTCGTCGACGTCTACAACGCGATCAGCGTCGCCCACCTGATCCCGGTCGGCGGTGAGGATCTGGACCACATCAAGGGCGGCATGCGCCTGGTGCGGGCCGACGGCACGGAGGACTTCGTCACCATGGCCGCCGGGGAGCGGGCCGTCGAGCACCCGGACGCGGGCGAGGTCGTGTGGTGCGACGACGAGGGCGTCACCTGCCGCCGCTGGAACTGGCGCCAGGGGCCGCGCACCCGCCTCACGGAGGAGTCGGTCAACGCCATCTTCCTCCTTGAGGGGATGGGGCCGGACTCCGGCGTCGAGGAGGCGGGCGCCGAACTGGCCGAGCTGCTCGCGAAGTTCAGCCCCGGCGCGCGGATCACCGTCCGCGCGCCGGAGCGGGCGTCCGAGCGCCCGGAGTAA
- a CDS encoding transglutaminase-like domain-containing protein has translation MQLTQETPDLSAYLAADDVIDHHHPLVRETAARIAAQAEDSYAYARAAYEFVRDAIPHSADSGDLRVTWRASDVLEQRTGICHAKAHALAALLRAEDIPTALCYQRLAYDAGTGYCVHGLVAVRFRGAWHRQDPRGNKPGIDAQFSLDGERLAFVADVESSEMDYPVLFDVPHPVVLRALKDAPDRPYLWEHLPDTL, from the coding sequence TCACCACCATCCGCTCGTACGCGAGACGGCCGCACGCATCGCCGCGCAGGCCGAGGATTCATACGCATACGCCCGCGCGGCCTACGAGTTCGTTCGGGACGCCATCCCGCACTCCGCCGACAGTGGCGATCTGCGCGTGACGTGGCGCGCCTCCGACGTCCTTGAACAGCGCACCGGCATCTGTCACGCCAAGGCCCACGCGCTCGCCGCGCTGCTGCGCGCCGAGGACATCCCCACCGCGCTCTGCTATCAGCGGCTGGCGTACGACGCGGGTACGGGGTACTGCGTACACGGTCTCGTCGCGGTCCGTTTCCGGGGAGCCTGGCATCGGCAGGACCCCCGTGGGAACAAACCCGGAATCGACGCCCAGTTCTCCCTCGACGGGGAACGGCTGGCCTTCGTGGCGGATGTGGAGTCCAGTGAGATGGACTATCCGGTACTCTTTGATGTACCGCACCCGGTGGTCCTCCGCGCCCTGAAAGACGCTCCGGACCGGCCGTACCTGTGGGAGCACCTCCCCGACACACTCTGA